In Nicotiana tabacum cultivar K326 chromosome 11, ASM71507v2, whole genome shotgun sequence, a single window of DNA contains:
- the LOC107809658 gene encoding SNF1-related protein kinase regulatory subunit beta-2 isoform X1 yields MGNVNGREDLEEGGGNIIPSGVEEVDGVDSGGAQEIMAVQQVDGEFMGQSPPSSPRASASPLMFRPEMPVVPLQRPDEGHGPSISWLQTASEYEETDEQGVPTLISWTHDCKEVAVEGSWDNWKSRMPLQKSGKDFTILKVLPSGVYQYRFIVDGQWRCSPDLPCIQDEAGNAYNLLDVKDYVPEDIESISGFEPPQSPDSSYNNLHLGAEDYAKEPPVVPPHLQMTLLNVPSSHMEIPPPLSRPQHVVLNHLYMQKGSSTPSVVALGSTNRFLSKYVTVVLYKSIQR; encoded by the exons ATGGGGAATGTTAATGGAAGAGAAGATttagaagaaggtggaggcaaTATTATCCCATCTGGGGTTGAGGAGGTTGATGGGGTTGATTCTGGTGGGGCCCAAGAAATCATGGCCGTTCAGCAGGTTGATGGAGAGTTCATGGGCCAATCTCCACCGTCCAGTCCTAGGGCTTCTGCTTCACCTTTGATGTTTCGACCTGAG ATGCCAGTGGTTCCTCTACAGAGACCCGATGAGGGGCACGGCCCAAGCATTTCATGGCTGCAAACCGCTTCTGAGTATGAAGAAACCGACGAGCAAGGAGTTCCAACCCTGATATCTTGGACACATGACTGCAAAGAAGTTGCTGTGGAGGGTTCATGGGATAATTGGAAGTCAAG GATGCCTCTGCAAAAATCAGGGAAAGATTTCACCATTTTGAAGGTGCTTCCTTCAGGGGTTTACCAATATAGGTTTATAGTTGATGGACAGTGGCGGTGTTCCCCTGACTTGCCATGTATTCAGGACGAAGCAGGGAACGCTTACAACCTTTTAGACGTGAAG GATTACGTTCCAGAAGACATTGAAAGCATTTCTGGTTTTGAACCTCCTCAATCCCCAGATTCCAGCTACAATAACTTGCACCTTGGAGCTGAGGACTACGCAAAGGAGCCGCCTGTGGTGCCACCCCATCTACAGATGACTTTGCTTAATGTCCCTTCATCTCACATGGAAATTCCACCGCCGCTTTCAAGGCCTCAGCACGTGGTGCTTAACCATCTCTACATGCAGAAAGGAAGTAGTACTCCTTCTGTGGTAGCACTTGGTTCAACTAACCGGTTTCTGTCCAAATACGTGACAGTGGTTCTTTACAAGTCAATACAGAGGTGA
- the LOC107809658 gene encoding SNF1-related protein kinase regulatory subunit beta-2 isoform X2, translating into MWGGGIVIFYNSGVPDGLHVPRLFHRMPVVPLQRPDEGHGPSISWLQTASEYEETDEQGVPTLISWTHDCKEVAVEGSWDNWKSRMPLQKSGKDFTILKVLPSGVYQYRFIVDGQWRCSPDLPCIQDEAGNAYNLLDVKDYVPEDIESISGFEPPQSPDSSYNNLHLGAEDYAKEPPVVPPHLQMTLLNVPSSHMEIPPPLSRPQHVVLNHLYMQKGSSTPSVVALGSTNRFLSKYVTVVLYKSIQR; encoded by the exons ATGTGGGGTGGAGGGATAGTCATTTTTTATAACAGTGGTGTCCCGGATGGCTTGCACGTACCTCGACTATTTCACCGG ATGCCAGTGGTTCCTCTACAGAGACCCGATGAGGGGCACGGCCCAAGCATTTCATGGCTGCAAACCGCTTCTGAGTATGAAGAAACCGACGAGCAAGGAGTTCCAACCCTGATATCTTGGACACATGACTGCAAAGAAGTTGCTGTGGAGGGTTCATGGGATAATTGGAAGTCAAG GATGCCTCTGCAAAAATCAGGGAAAGATTTCACCATTTTGAAGGTGCTTCCTTCAGGGGTTTACCAATATAGGTTTATAGTTGATGGACAGTGGCGGTGTTCCCCTGACTTGCCATGTATTCAGGACGAAGCAGGGAACGCTTACAACCTTTTAGACGTGAAG GATTACGTTCCAGAAGACATTGAAAGCATTTCTGGTTTTGAACCTCCTCAATCCCCAGATTCCAGCTACAATAACTTGCACCTTGGAGCTGAGGACTACGCAAAGGAGCCGCCTGTGGTGCCACCCCATCTACAGATGACTTTGCTTAATGTCCCTTCATCTCACATGGAAATTCCACCGCCGCTTTCAAGGCCTCAGCACGTGGTGCTTAACCATCTCTACATGCAGAAAGGAAGTAGTACTCCTTCTGTGGTAGCACTTGGTTCAACTAACCGGTTTCTGTCCAAATACGTGACAGTGGTTCTTTACAAGTCAATACAGAGGTGA